CGGGCGTATGTCAACGGCATGCAGCACGGCGAAACGAGCATCTTCCGGCATAAGATCGATATCTGCGCATCGCATCGGGAGCGAGAACTCTTCTGCGACCATTCGCACCGCAGGGGCGGCCGACAGCAGGAAGCGGAAGTCATCATCGTCCGCGAGGTTGCGTATCTCTGAAAAACTGGAGCGAAAGCGGGCAAGCAGTCCCGCTTTCTTTTCTATCGTTCCCTGAAGATCGATACCGATATTCTTCCAGTCGCTCACATGTCCGCGAAGTGCCGCGGGAACATCCGTACGGGCGAAATCGTACGCATGCTCCGGATCAAATAAATCGCAATATGCCGCAAGCGACTTGCCGAGCCCGTAGGCCACCTGCAGCCCGTGCAGTGACGGCGCCTGCCCCATGCATGCATAGCCTTTCATTTCCATTGCGTGCGATATGCAGTGCTCACCGCCGGATGCCGGGGCTGAATTGCCCATACGCTGCATGGCGGTCCCTGTCAGGACAAGTATTCGCATGAGTTTCTGAATGAACTCGTCATCCGACAAGCTCTGCGCTTGCGCAAGATACGAGAGCATATCAGCGACCTCTTCCCGAAGCATCGAAGCGGTGTCAAGGCAGAAGGGTTCTTCACGGAGCAGATGGTTGAGCTTCCAATCGGCTATCGACGTTATCTTTCCCAGCGCATCACCGAGCCCGGCAAGCGTCATTCGCTCCGGTGCCGCGCGTATGATATCGGTATCAGCGATAACGGCTATCGGCGGTCGGATAGTGCTGTACGGGACCTTGTTCCCGTTCGTAAGTATGGTCGCATTCGCCGAAAGATAACCGTCCATGGATGCAGCGGTGGCTACACACAGATACGGGATATCGTGATCATTCGCAGCAACCTTCACAAGATCATTGATGGTGCCCGAGCCTACGGCGACCGCAACCGTTGCCTTATGGGCCGTAAGCCCTTCTGCGATGATGTTGAGGTTATGCGCATCGGCGTGCACTTCACCGGGGAGCACAAGCTCCTCGATATGCATTGATGCATGCGCACAGAGCTCTCTCACATGTTTCCCGGCAACAGCGTGCGTATTCATATCTGCTAGGATGAGCGGACGCCCGCCCATATCGGGCCCGAAGAGCGTCGCTATGTGATGGATGACTCCCTTCCCGATGAGAACATCCTTCGTGGTGATATCATGCCGCTCACCGCACGTGCATGAGGTGATGCTCCTGATATACGTGTTTATCGGCGGTCTCATCGGTAACCGCCGGCCTTGAGCGCATCAATGACTACCAATGGATCATTCGATGTTATGATGCATGCGCCGCGCTCCGCCATAGCGACAGCGTTCTTTGCGTCATCGATACACCAGACGCCATGCTCGATCTTGTGGTCCGCATACCAGCACATGAGCTCATAGGTGGCACAGCCCGCCGGGATGCCGACGATATCCATCGATGAGAACGAGTCGTCCGTGAAATTCGACATGCAGTGACGCGGAAAACCCTGCGTCCGCACACGTTTGTCGAGCGATCTCATATACGCAAGCAACCGTGCGTCAAAACTGGTGAAGACACATCGCTCGATGATACCGTACTGCTTTGCCATCTCTATCGCGCCGCGAGCGGTATACTCATCGGCGCTCTTTATCTCAACGTTCATCATGATGTTCGTAAGCGGCTTGAACAATCCATACGTCTCATCAAGTGTCGGGATACGCTCACCGGAGAACGATGCATCCTTCCACGAGCCTGCATCGAGCTCACTGAGCAGCGCGAACGTCTTCTCGTGGACAGTCCCCTTCCCGTTCGTCGTACGGTCCACGGCCGGGTCATGGATGACGATCAATCTCCCGTCGGCACTCGACCGAACATCGAATTCGATGATATCAATATCGAGCGCTGTCGCCTCGCGAAATGAACGCATCGTATTCTCGGGGAAGCGTACCGGTATACCGCGATGGGCCATGACGAGCACGGGTTTTCCGTATTTCGCCGCGGTCGCTCGCTGGGCTGGTGTCAAGCGCACGCTCATCGTCCAACCCCGATGCTTTCTATCGTTGCACAGAGCACATCAGGATAGTCGGAATGAATGCCCCGCATGCCGCGAACGATGAATTCCCTGTTGTCCTCATCGGTGTTCGAGTAAAACATGTTCGCCATGAACCCCATATCGTTCACGAGCGTGCAGAAAGCCCTGTCGCAATAGGAACGAAGCGGCTGTATCACCATGGCATTGCGCGCCTTAAGCGAATGAAGGATGTCTTCGTCCATTGCATGCTGCCGCTCAAGTATACATACCTCAATGTCCGCATCGATGCGCTGGACGGCTTCCGCGTCGGTAAATCTGTTCACGGTGAGATAGCCGCGTGTGTAGAGGTCATATCTTTTAAAGAGCGCACATATCGTTCCCAGAAGATCGCCGTTGGTCTGATACACCTGCACATTCAGCGTTATGCGCCGGGGGATGGCATCGAATGTCTCTTCGAGCGTCGGTATCGAACAGTCGGGGAATTGCGGCGATGCCGTATGCGCTCCGCGCGCGTGGTCGCCCTGCCAGTGCGAGAAATTGAGCCGTTTGAGATCTTCAAGCGTGTGATCACCGACCGCACCGGTGCCGTTCGATGTCCTGTCTATCGTTCCATCGTGCAGAACGACCGGAACACCGTCTTTCGTACCGCGCACATCGAATTCGATGATATCCACGGGAAGCCGTGCCGCCTCGGTGAATGCGATGAGCGTATTTTCAGGGTACTTGCCGGAAAAACCGCGGTGTGCGGTAACTACTGTCCTTGGGGATGCATACCGCGGCGCAATAACGAGCTTGTTTACCATTAAGTTTACCTATAGGATATATTAATAGCAAACAGATAATTGTCAAGCAGAGCGGATGCTAATCGAGATACACCCAGAGGAGCTTGAGACTTCTTTTGTCGAGCGCGCTGATATTGTCGATACACCTTGAATTTCCACGGCAATCCTGTATCATCGGCGCATCACATGAGCGGAGAGCGCAATGAGATTCATGTCCGATGACTTTCTCCTTACCACGCCGGCAGCGCGAAGGCTCTATCATGAGCATGCGGCGCATATGCCGATATTCGATTTTCACTGTCATCTCAATCCCA
This is a stretch of genomic DNA from Spirochaetota bacterium. It encodes these proteins:
- a CDS encoding iron-containing alcohol dehydrogenase — translated: MRPPINTYIRSITSCTCGERHDITTKDVLIGKGVIHHIATLFGPDMGGRPLILADMNTHAVAGKHVRELCAHASMHIEELVLPGEVHADAHNLNIIAEGLTAHKATVAVAVGSGTINDLVKVAANDHDIPYLCVATAASMDGYLSANATILTNGNKVPYSTIRPPIAVIADTDIIRAAPERMTLAGLGDALGKITSIADWKLNHLLREEPFCLDTASMLREEVADMLSYLAQAQSLSDDEFIQKLMRILVLTGTAMQRMGNSAPASGGEHCISHAMEMKGYACMGQAPSLHGLQVAYGLGKSLAAYCDLFDPEHAYDFARTDVPAALRGHVSDWKNIGIDLQGTIEKKAGLLARFRSSFSEIRNLADDDDFRFLLSAAPAVRMVAEEFSLPMRCADIDLMPEDARFAVLHAVDIRPRFTIFDLHFAADTIEAYASA
- a CDS encoding glycerophosphodiester phosphodiesterase family protein, with protein sequence MTPAQRATAAKYGKPVLVMAHRGIPVRFPENTMRSFREATALDIDIIEFDVRSSADGRLIVIHDPAVDRTTNGKGTVHEKTFALLSELDAGSWKDASFSGERIPTLDETYGLFKPLTNIMMNVEIKSADEYTARGAIEMAKQYGIIERCVFTSFDARLLAYMRSLDKRVRTQGFPRHCMSNFTDDSFSSMDIVGIPAGCATYELMCWYADHKIEHGVWCIDDAKNAVAMAERGACIITSNDPLVVIDALKAGGYR
- a CDS encoding glycerophosphodiester phosphodiesterase family protein, yielding MVNKLVIAPRYASPRTVVTAHRGFSGKYPENTLIAFTEAARLPVDIIEFDVRGTKDGVPVVLHDGTIDRTSNGTGAVGDHTLEDLKRLNFSHWQGDHARGAHTASPQFPDCSIPTLEETFDAIPRRITLNVQVYQTNGDLLGTICALFKRYDLYTRGYLTVNRFTDAEAVQRIDADIEVCILERQHAMDEDILHSLKARNAMVIQPLRSYCDRAFCTLVNDMGFMANMFYSNTDEDNREFIVRGMRGIHSDYPDVLCATIESIGVGR